In Humulus lupulus chromosome 7, drHumLupu1.1, whole genome shotgun sequence, the following are encoded in one genomic region:
- the LOC133790457 gene encoding ABC transporter G family member 15-like, whose translation MEIEAAASGTHGGGAGSSDRDLDGEGGGGGGGRQRGTYLVWEDLNVVLPNFSDGPTKRLLNGLKGYAEPGRITAIMGPSGSGKSTLLDTLAGRLSRNVVMTGSILFNGSKKRLDYGAIAYVTQEDVLLGTLTVRETISYSAHLRLPTSMSKEEVDSIVEDTIAEMGLYDCADRLIGNWHLRGISGGEKKRLSIALEILTRPSLLFLDEPTSGLDSASAFFVVQTLRNVARDGRTVISSIHQPSSEVFALFDDLFLLSSGETVYFGEAKKAVEFFDESGVPCPSRRNPSDHFLRCVNKDFDKVTATLKGSLKLKDVSRSDPLMSVATAEIRASLVEKYRYSKYAAKARARIQELSTIGEDLAVETKTGSQASWWTQLLTLIRRSSLNMSRDVGYYWLRIIIYIVVSICVGTIYYDVGNSYTAIYARSACTAFITGFMTFMSIGGFPSFVEEMKVFYKERLNGYYGVSVFILSNYISSFPFLVAITLVTGTITFYTVKFRPEFSHYVFFCLNIFTSISVIESLMMVVAALVPNFLMGIIVGAGIMGILMMTSGFFRLLSDLPKIFWRYPVSFLSYGSWGIQGGIKNDLLGLEFEPLFPGPKLTGDYVITKMYGISIDHSKWWDLVAIVAILILYRSLFFFILKFKERASPVFQSLYAKRALHHLDKRPSFRKIPSIPSKRHNPLYSLSSQEGLSSPLP comes from the exons ATGGAGATAGAAGCGGCGGCGAGTGGGACTCACGGCGGTGGTGCTGGCTCTAGTGATAGAGATTTGGACGGagaaggtggtggtggtggtggtgggaggCAGAGAGGAACTTACTTGGTTTGGGAAGATCTCAACGTTGTTTTGCCGAACTTTAGTGATGGGCCGACTAAAAGGCTTCTCAACGGGCTCAAGGGATATGCTGAGCCCGGTAGAATTACGGCCATCATGGGCCCATCCGGCTCTGGAAAATCCACTCTTCTTGATACTCTAGcag GAAGACTGTCAAGAAATGTGGTCATGACCGGAAGTATTCTATTCAATGGAAGCAAGAAAAGACTCGACTATGGTGCTATT GCTTATGTGACACAAGAGGATGTATTGCTGGGAACACTAACTGTTAGAGAAACCATATCGTATTCAGCTCATTTAAGGCTTCCAACTTCAATGAGCAAAGAAGAAGTAGATAGCATTGTGGAGGACACCATCGCAGAAATGGGGCTCTATGACTGTGCTGATAGGCTTATTGGAAATTGGCACTTGAGAGGCATCAGTGGTGGTGAGAAGAAGAGATTAAGCATTGCTCTCGAGATTCTCACACGCCCTTCTCTTCTCTTCCTTGATGAACCCACCAGTGGTCTTGACAGTGCTTCTGCTTTCTTTGTTGTTCAAACACTTAGAAACGTTGCCCGCGATGGAAGAACCGtcatctcatccattcaccagcCTAGTAGTGAAGTTTTTGCTCTCTTTGATGATCTCTTCTTGTTGTCAAGTGGTGAGACTGTTTATTTTGGAGAAGCAAAGAAAGCTGTAGAG TTCTTTGATGAATCTGGTGTTCCATGTCCAAGCAGAAGGAACCCTTCTGATCACTTCTTGCGCTGTGTAAATAAAGACTTCGACAAAGTTACTGCCACACTTAAAGGATCGTTAAAATTAAAA GATGTCTCAAGATCAGACCCTCTCATGAGTGTGGCAACAGCAGAAATTAGAGCTTCGCTTGTTGAGAAATATAGGTACTCAAAGTATGCAGCAAAAGCCAGAGCCAGAATTCAAGAACTATCTACCATTGGA GAGGACCTTGCAGTTGAAACGAAAACTGGAAGTCAAGCAAGTTGGTGGACTCAGCTTTTGACATTGATTCGAAGATCATCCTTGAACATGTCTAGAGATGTTGGTTATTACTGGTTGAGGATCATTATCTATATAGTTGTATCTATATGTGTTGGTACCATCTATTATGATGTGGGCAATAGCTACACCGCCATTTATGCTCGCTCAGCTTGTACCGCCTTTATAACAGGCTTCATGACATTTATGTCTATTGGAGGCTTCCCATCTTTTGTTGAAGAAATGAAG GTCTTCTATAAAGAAAGGCTTAATGGGTATTATGGTGTTTCAGTGTTCATCTTATCCAACTACATCTCTTCATTCCCATTTTTGGTTGCTATTACTCTTGTTACTGGAACTATTACTTTCTACACTGTGAAGTTCAGACCAGAATTTTCTCATTATGTATTCTTCTGTCTCAACATTTTCACCTCCATCTCTGTCATAGAGAGCCTCATGATGGTTGTAGCTGCACTAGTCCCCAATTTTCTCATGGGAATTATAGTTGGAGCCGGCATTATG GGTATTCTAAtgatgacatctggattcttccGCCTGCTCTCTGATCTTCCCAAGATTTTTTGGCGCTACCCGGTATCATTCCTCAGCTATGGCTCATGGGGAATTCAG GGTGGCATCAAGAACGACTTGCTTGGGCTTGAATTCGAACCTCTATTTCCAGGGCCAAAATTGACAGGAGACTACGTCATCACAAAGATGTATGGTATTTCAATAGATCATTCCAAGTGGTGGGACTTAGTTGCTATTGTGGCCATCCTCATACTTTACCGCAGCCTATTCTTCTTCATTCTCAAGTTCAAGGAAAGAGCCTCACCAGTGTTTCAATCACTTTATGCCAAAAGAGCTCTACACCATCTTGACAAAAGGCCTTCCTTCAGGAAAATTCCATCTATCCCTTCCAAACGCCACAACCCTCTCTACTCACTGTCCTCTCAAGAGGGTCTTAGCTCTCCACTCCCTTAA